DNA from Triplophysa dalaica isolate WHDGS20190420 chromosome 9, ASM1584641v1, whole genome shotgun sequence:
TTAGCAAAAGGCCGGACTACCGTTGCTAGAGTGGCCATATTGAGCGCTGAATTCCTCGCCATTCATTGTAACCACAATGATCTTGTCAATATTAAAATCATTgcctttttatgtttgtatagaTGTGTTTGGAGTGAAATACTTTATGGGTCTTATTCACTGAGCATGTGCTtgaagtttgtaaaaaaatgttttccctAACGCTTCCACATGATGCATTAGAAACTTTCATATATGAATGTTTTCTTAATGtagaaaataatgtaaaaaagactTATACCACATGTATGCAATCCATGATTTTGTCTTGGGTGAAACCAACTTATAGGCTTTATTAACGCATCCCGTGCATCCTTGCTTTTTATAACCTCCACCAGTTTCACCTCTGGACAGACTTTTTAACAACAGAGCTTTCTGGCTTCCAGCTAAAACCTTCTGTTCATTATTGGTCacattcttttcttttgtaatgCCTTTCATTATAATTTCTCTGGTTAGCTGGTTTGAGTGTATTTTTTCGAAAACTATTTTTTggcactcaactcaactcaactttatttatatagcgctttttacaattttcattgttacaaagcagctgtacatgagacacattgaatacaagaaaaacaactaaaggcatatacctgtaaaaacaagaaaaaggtgaaaacacagaagacagacatacaaatgctccacacacacaatatgcatacatacttacacacattgaacacacgcaaacacactcgcacacacgcacagtgaaagcacacataggagagagaaccacaggtcaaatattaaacggactaaacattcttatatgcaatattaattatgtctaacttctaaattctaaagcagccccccccggccaggcaaatagtgcaaaacaatatgcaaacggtggcgaggaacccaaaactccaatcgagaaaaaaaacctcatgagatcccaggcccaaccaggggattccatttcccctctggcaaaagctgctgcctctgcacaagctcaacagtgcttgcacaacaaggctaaaataaaaaataaataaacttacgaataaggtaaattatagatttaagattatcattaacaatctaatagcatttgaagtgttgtagaaaaatcctctcaagttgccgcgtcctttatccagctctatcatctcagctcttgtcaggtcatcgcttcccattctcagctctgccatcaggtctgggcatgaactgcatcctgcggtaaccttggaacaaaaagacaagactggctgagagtagagtactgtacTGCATTCTTCGGCACGCGAACGCTTattcaaaatactcaaaaacAAGCTAGAGAAAATTCAAGTCTATAAACATGAAGGCGGAAAGTATTGGTGTGAAGTTTACTGTGTACTGATGCAGTCCATCAGCAGACATATTGATGCCTTCAGGTCATAATTCTTATAACTGTAAACAAGTTGAATTTCTtaaatttgtgttgtttcaCCATCATGACCTCTACTGATTTTCCAGTTGTATTTTCTCAGTGGAGTGTGTCACGCAGTCATATCTTCTGTCCTAAAGGGAAACATGTGCTTCTCAGTGTTGTCATAGGACTTCCCGCCATCCACCCCATTACTCACAACCATGTGCATTTActaaaagaaggaaaaaacatttccattttcatCACGTGAACTAATCCCCATGAACAGAAGCTTTTATCAAACTTTCCACgggacttttttatttttcttattttcttattgAGTTTGGTCCTTTCCCAGGATTACAGTCACATGTGAAATGTGTGCTGTCTGTGTGCTGGAGGGCAAAAGTGAAACACAAAACGTGTCTTGGATGAAAGGCATTTGACGGCTAAGTCAGAAGACAAGATCCGATGAAAAGTTATTGTGGAGTTAATCGTCtgtagttttatttatagttttgtatatctTCCATTAAGTGCAACAAGGGGGTGGGTAAAGAATCTCCTCATCCATTGACGTGTTTGTGGTTTATGTGTTCTTTCCGCGTTGGTTGAGGGTTTGTAAGGTGGGTGCTCATATGAGAAAGAGGTGGGCTTACAGTGTCCTCACAGCATAACGTTGTCACATTTTCCCCTCTGAAGGTGtcatttacatattattattattattattattattataaaacaaaagtagaTTTGTAATGTAAGCAGTTCAATAGCCCAGTAGTTTATCTTTTCTACTATTGCTGACATTGAAATGCCACGAGATATCGGTctgaagctgtatttttatatttctacttATGTTCGCATTATCTGCAAATGCAACAATAGTTTTTCACTCTGCCATTTCtacacattatacattatacagaaTATAAAAGTTTTGCAGAAATCACTAAAAGAATGTATATGCAAGTTAAAACATGTGAAAGTGTTAAATGTGTCAGAAGacaatgtgttaaatgttttgagaaatgtgtccttTTTTGAGAATGAATGAATTGTTGGGAAAATAATGCCAATTTTATCGGCTgttataatttacaaaaagtgTTACATTTAACGTAACATTAATAGTACAAAACTCTGATGTCAGCAGTCCCCAAGTGAGCAAACAccgaaaaaagaaaagaaacttgTTTTGTCTGAGTTTAACAATAGAAAGGTGCTACTCATTCTATATTTAAAGGAGgggatttataaaaaacaattgccTGGATATTAGAGGTGCGTGAACTTTATCCACATGCTTACCCCATTCTCACCTCTTCGGATATAATGATTACCCCCGATCTAATGATTTCTCACCGTACTTTTTTTGCATATGTATGAGGTCAATAATGTTATGTTTACTCAGGGTAAAATGCAGGCTATTGAAAGAAGATAACCCAAAGAAgccttttttaacaaaaaaaaaaaacgggaAATTCAGCCATTCAGAAATAAGTAATCACTAATGTACATTGTACATATATTTTGACACAGCTAGTGTTGCTAATGTAtcttaatatataaaatgattgaGGATTTGCAATAATACATTCTATTGTGTATTCTATAATATAAGTTTTCGTGTTTATTACTGAATATGCTTATGTGCCTATCTAAGCCCGTTTTCTTCACTTTTATGTTTTGATATCTGTAACACaagtgaatgtgtttttgtgttacagGTTGCTGGAGAACAGAAGTACCACCCGGAATGCTTCACGTGTCTAAACTGTCAAGCTTTTATAGGAGATGGAGACACATACGCTCTGGTGGAGCGCTCCAAACTTTACTGGTGAGCACATTGGTGATATGGTGAGCGTAACATTTGAGCTGGGGGTGGGAACCGGAAGTGTTATGGTCAgtggtttggagcgtttttcaAACTGGCCagaacagaaatgaaatatttgaagTGATCGGAGTTACTCACTTGAAGTGATATAAACTACATGAAGTATTCTTATTAATGGAAGTCGTTTACAGAGGTCGTTCCACTCGGCGGCTATGTTTGCGTTGCCTCTGGGCAGCTATTTATGTCATAGCAAGTCCACAGACCTATCTACTTTAATgggcagatatttctaaaatcgctGGCAAAAATGTTTGATGTGATCTGGGGTGATTTCTGGATGCCTAATTACTCACCTGACTTGAAATCTAGCCTAACcatactattaaaaaaaaacgagtCGTACGTTGTGTTATGGCGCACCGTTTTTTTCCTTAATTAAACTTATAGGTTATAGACAAGGTAATAATGTTTGAACTATTTCACACTAAATATTCATTGAAGAAGACCTGTTTGAGTCCTTAAGTCTTAAAAACTATGCACactataaataattacatttcataCAGGATACATTGATTTTCTTTCAGTTAACAGAAACCAAGCTGATGTGGTTGTCAGACAGAtgttaaaacacataaaaaaaacacatcacagtGATTTAATGACTCCTATAATATTTAGGAATATCTGTCTTCCCCATTCAAGGAGATAGGACTGTGGTATTGCTATTACTGAAACGCCTGTACGGTGTTATTGCAAACCTGTCTGTTGAGTGGCGGGACTTCCTAAAATAATCCGTGGTTCTATTTCGTCAGGGCTTTTCTGAATCGTCGTCGAGGGCGTTACAAATCAGCATGCTCAAAGAACCACTAGGTGTCACAATAGAGACGAGTGTCGGATTGTTTCGAAGCCTTGACACACCACAGATCTATATTGCCACCAGATGTGTTCAAGCCACTTTGTTTGTATGCCCAGCCACTTTGGCAGGTTGAATATAATTCTAATTGCAGTGCGACACTACAAAACTACAACTCCCATGAGCATAGCCTCCATCCGGTGTTTGCTCATCGGAATGCAAAGAACTGACCGAcgtcacacaacacacatctcaTAATGAGATTGAATCTAATTAAATAACTCAAGTCATTTCAGCATGCCAAAGTCAATTTAGGCATgctgaatataaaatgtatttaaaatgttttttcccaACAACAAAATTGTGGCTAGTGAAAATGCTGAGTGGTAGTAATTTTGGAAATCAACAAGCCGAATTGGCTGGTGAGCAAAAAAGATAATGTCATGTGAAAAAAGTTCATTCATATCATTGTTTGTGTCCTTATGAGaaattgttgatttttattataacatttatttattttattctaacaTTCTTTTCCTTAATATGCATACGATATTGTGTGTATTAATGGGATAGtccacccccccaaaaaaaatctgtcaagaATTAACCATCCTCAACGTGtataaacctgtatacatgtctttgttcttttgaacacaaagaaacatatttggaaaaatatgagCAACTGAGAtgtctggggcaccattgactaatAGTAGGATATAACGTAACATATGTCAGtgctattgttttgtctcaagatgcaaacCAGCAATGTTTTTTCTAAGGCATTCTTATAAACtagatttatgtttaaaataaataaatgttaaattaggTGACTTGAAAAGAGCTTGTATGATAATAAATCTGCTGTGTCTCCCTCTAGTGGTCACTGTTATTATCAGACCATCGTGACACCTGTCACCCTGCCCGAATCTCCGTGCTCTAGGATTCCTCACACAGTCACTCTGTTGTCCATTCCCCCCTCCACCGATGGCAAGCGTGGATTCTCTGTGTCCATAGATCAGGGGCCGAGTCCCAACAGATACTGCTCCGACCACACTGTCAGAGTCACAAAGTGAGTGGGTCTGTCCGTGTTTGTGCAGGTTTCTATACATTGTGGGGTCCCATGGTTCAAATTGGTTGTTAAACAAACTTagtgatgtttatttgaaaatgtgaaaaatggaGCAAGGTTGTTTATGGATTTGGTTTAAGGGTAGGATGAGGGTTCGAAGAATAGAAAATACAGTTTGGACAGTATTCAAGTGGTTATTTGTATGGAAAGTCCCcacaacatataaaataatattatttaattattttaattatgtgtataaaaacaatgtcaAAGCTATTTTACCCATATGGGTGTGACCTATTTATGGTTTgagtgcatgtttgttttgtgttttaagggTGGACTCTGAATGCGTCAGTCCAGATGTGAAGAACTCTATTCATGTTGGTGATCGGATACTCGAGATCAATGGCACCCCGATTCAGAATGTTCCTCTAGATGAGGTAAACTTTTAAAACCTAATGTGCTGTCGATGAAGTGTGCCTGCTAAACGCCTTTACTCACACAATTAATGACTTTACTTATCATCACAAAATCTAGTTTATTTATCTTAATCCAAcaaaccctgttgaaaaaacaccATATGTTGGGTAAGGTATGtattgatgctggtttgtgctggtttaagatggtcacaTGCTAGTATTAGATGGTCACATGCTGGTTTAAACTTGTGATGTGCTGGTTTTAGCTGGTGAGGAACCAGCAAATGACCAGCTTAAACTAGCAtctgaccagtttaaaccagcacatgaccatcttaaactaGCAtgtgaccagtttaaaccagggCTGCGATTAGCCCCGACAAAATGTtgcaaaactatttttaaatggaaacggTGGTGTTATTGAACACACTGTTGTGAGGAcgcaagagttgaactatggcagctgagagCTTGAACATGCACGTCCTTGTGAGGTAGTTTAAATGTGTCTACTGCAGCTCGGTATACacaacaattgaagatattagaagagatttattttgcagtattcaacacgtATTTATTCCGATTTCATCAGGCCccgaaaattcttcaaaaagaacacaaagaatggccatctcagctgccatagttcaactcttgcgTCTTCACAACAGGATGTTCAACTGCACCACCGTTTCAGTTTAAAAAACGTCTTTCAACGTTTTGTCGGGGCTGAACGCAGCCCAGCATATGCGGTTGTTTTCAACAGGGAAGTCCTTGAAAACGTATCGTTTCGAGTTTATAGTATTAAAAATTATCACAAGGAACATCCATTAAACCTTGCTTCTAGGTCAATGAATAAGAAGTTCTGTGTCAATAGAAAGTTTGATGGGTATTTTCGTGGAGACTCGAACGGTTATGGAACGATTTTCTTACTTGATTACTCTATAATGGGAACGAGTTTACTTCATCAATCTTTTGGGACTTTTAAGatgcaaaaaaagaaatattttatgtcaacTAGCAATTTTGGTTCATATATACTTGATTTGTCTACTGCAAGCTGCTGGGGGATGAAACATTAGAGTGTGAACACTTTATAGGTGCCATTAGTTACAGTACAGTAACAAAGTGCAGCATAGTCAAttcaacattttcatgaatttgCATGAAATTTACACAAAGTtgactgtctgtgtttgtgtcagatTGATTTGCTTATTCAGGAAACCAGTCGATTGCTGCAGCTAACTATTGAACATGATCCACATGACCTCGGGCAGCCTATGGACCAGACCGACGGCCCCACGCCCCTTTCTGAGGGGTCTAGTCCCGTCACCCCCATCACACGACCCCCGAGTCAGGAGCTCAATAACCTACGGTCACGCATGATCACGTAAACCTCAAAATTCACTTCAACTACATATTGATAcaataacttaaattaaatcttGAGGAATATATTACGTATGGTTAAACTTTGTTTTAAGGTGTCTGTGATAAAATGTGAATACATACAAGTTGATGTGTGTTGTTTCTGCTAAATGtaatgtctgctaaatgactaaatgtttctGCAGGCGCAGCTACAGTATTGACAAATCCCCCAGCTCCAGTAACACGCCATCGCCAATGTCTCTGAGGAAAGACATCGGCCGTTCAGAGTCACTGCGAGTCATGTCCAACCACATGCACCGAATATTCAGAGCCTCTGACCTGATCCATGGAGAGGTGCTTGGGAAGGGCTGCTTCGGCCAGGCCATAAAGGTGAGCACACCACATGCGCTCCCACTGTCATTTTACTCTTGTGCATTTCATGTTAGTGAATTTTCTGCTTGCATGGAATAATGTGCAGTAGGCCTATACAGACATAGAACACGGCCCTGAATACTATGAAGTGCACTTCAATTTAATTTCTCTCTCAATatgacataaatgcaaaaacatgacataaacaacatttatgtgAAAGATTGTACACGACATGGATGAAAGTATTGGCACGTCCCCTCCTAATAAACATATCTATCTATTCAAGTCAAGTTCTTCAAAACTAGATGGAAACAATAATTTCTTTGTGACTCTTGCTTTGTGCACGGGGCATTGTCATAGGGAATCATGGTATAGGAAAGAGCCCTGCCCAAACTGTTGCAATGAATTGAGAAATACACAATTCTCTAGAATATCATTATACCATGGTGTGGTATAAAAGtaagcctctttaaaaaaaagtttccaGCCTACAccagcattttttaacattttcacccaactttatggctcacagtaaattttatgtaaagaatatatggacaaaaaatatggcaaatgaaagaacagagtctccacttttaaacaaaagaaaacgtattcttctatcttcattttatcactccgtagatgtgggtaggtttcttcaaaaatgcatcactttgattaaacagcggagataattaatgttttttttcaaagattacgcccagattacactcagaacaatcattaaaaaccgctaaaacatatacattctaggttctgggattctgtactttttcccaaaggtgtgttaaaacgccacctgctgtacaacagtactaACACGGATTGCTgtaataacttgtctttggcatggaaccgttttttttttaatgatgagataactcgtcaatggcggtgaaagaggtAAAAGCCTTAAACAcacgggtagctccagtcagtttgagtacatttaaaaagaacttTCCAAATTAACcgtcattttcacctgtttgatctaaaatgacactgtataaataaaagctttaacttggcaaattaccatggtataagcgagataatccacggctagccttTGCTTCGCGTCGGGTGGTTCTTTGCATCCACATCgtgcattaaaagcctttaatgCATgtctagccgtggattatctcTTATTTATATGCTGtagcattaaatcaaaattatttcattatttactcaccctcttgctTCTAAACCCTTAAGACCTCAGTGCACCTTCAGAAATTAAGATCCagtttccaggcctcctcatagacattgTAGTAATTGcgcaaaattaacaaaaataatggCTTTAATCAACAAACTCTTTCCTGTCAGTCTCCAACACGAGTTCACGACAGCATTTCGATGCATGCGCTTCCAGGTTTTGTGCCAAATGCCACATGTGCCAGCAAAGTTTGTGTCTGCTTACACCAATTGTAAACACAGTGTGACTTCCGGGTTGTTAGTCAGAATGTCATGGTCTACCACCATGCATGCGGCGTTCGGCACACAACCCGAATGCGCATGCATTGAAGTGCTCTGAGACTGACGGGGATGTGAAAACTATGTTGATTTAAGTcgttatttttgtttcttttgggCACATAAAATTTATATTGAACCATTTTTACCATGTCTTTactacttttctggaccttgacaattTCTTCAATGTCTATGGGAGGTTTGGAAGCTGGATGGATGTCATCAAAACTATCCCAGTTTGGGTTTCGAAGACCCAAGGTGGTCTTGAGGGTTTAGAACGACATGAGGGcgaaatattacatttttggctCACAGAAACGACTACGGTTgtcaaacaatatttgtatcCAGTGTAACTGAATGCCCCTTGAACACGCAATATAACGAGGTCATGTGACACATGCTGCATACTGCtattgttgttgctgttgttcCTGTACAAAAAGCAGCAGGCAGTTAACAGTGTACAGTATATTGGACAGTTGAAGAACACACATCTGTTGGTCACACATGTTGATGACATCATGGCTTTTGTCATCACCAGGTTACTCACAGGGAGACAGGGGAGGTGATGGTAATGAAGGAGCTCATTCGCTTTGATGAAGAAACACAAAGGACGTTCCTTAAAGAGGTGTGTATTCAGAGGAATGACTGCCACTATAGCATACACAGGGGTGGAGAGTTACAGATTACATAGTACAGCGTTATGTAATCAGTatacaaaaaagtattacaGATTACAGTTAGATTTTGTAAAAAAGGTAATACCGTCAGGATTACTGTgcataaactaaataaatcagtattttgttataataacacatattttcattaatcattaaatcattaaataaacgaGCTCCAATAATCTTAACTAACAACAGGCAACAGTCCAGttcaacagtttaaacaaagtAACGGGGTAAATAGCAGACTCACGCACTACAGCAGACTTGTGATGATTTGTTCGCTTCTCCTAAATTACTGGAGTAAGCGAGCAGTTTAAATGCACTTACAGTCGCTGGAACACGCCTTCtcgattagcaaaacaaagtctgtaCGACTTGAATGAGCCACGGATCAAACAGCGATCAACTAGCTCGGTGCTTTTAAGTTCAAACTTGTAATGTCAAGCCGTAACGAGCGACTAACGGCAAATTAAATTCAGTACAAACGCAACAAAAAGCGCTAACAACTTAGCACTCAGTCaacaaatcattaaataaacgaGCTCCAATAATCTTAACTAACAACAGGCAACAGTCCAGTTCACCAGTTTAAACAAAGTAACGGGGTAAATAGCAGACTCACGCACTACAGCAGACTTGTGATGACTTGTTCGCTTCTCCTGTTGTACAGTACAGTAATTCCTGGTTCTGTTGTCAGTTATTACTCAAGTGAGTAATAACATGTCCAATAGGCAGATTAAATTGCAGGGAATTGAGTCAATGCTGACCCTGTGAAACTTCTCAGCTCTTTCCTTTTTAAGAAGAAAAGGCAAAAACATGGTTGTACAGTGCACACTATGCCTTCCAGCTACAAAAACACTTTCTTTATCATAGGTTACAACCATATGACattttcttcaatattttgCATCAAATACCTTACATTTTGGACCAAATCCTTATTAAATACAAGTTTAATATTTCTTATTAATTTAATCTGTATATAAAGAGTCTCCGCAACAGTTCTCATGTGTGATACAAGTTTGCACTTCCGTGTTTCCCATAACGCTCTATGTGTGTGCACTGATAAATGATTTCATCCAACCGTCTCATTCGCTCCAGTTAGATGTTGTTAATGTTTGAAAGTTGGCCAGTTCGGAGTCTCCGCAACAGTTTTTGCGTTTTAAGTTTGCGTTGCTGTCTCTACGTGCGCTGATCAATGATTACATGTGAATTAAAGCCAAATTAACATTTGTtaatcatataaatgtattaactaactgtagtagagtaggcggggcgagaccgtggttcgagtccggtgagtaattgtgaattagcgccagctgtgcgcacaccggcctcgaatcacgtaggagatgggagcatataaaaggaacgagcgaccggaccgtcgaagagagaggaccgggcccgaacttatgttatgtttgtatttgtatttatatttatgttcatgttatgttcgccggcggtcgtccgtgaggggccaccggctgttatattaatttattaaatgtttagaatgtcttccggttcccgactccttccttccttttaatgaagtttgttacagtggtgccgaaaacccgggaggaaggagagtaccccggctggttgaggaacgagcggcagcatgtcggggaaccggactttaatttttttttcctctctcccctctctctttccggtcgctccgagggctcccgtctccgttgtctcgtctcgtcgctgcataccccccaccccccccgaaggagggggagggagcttgcacagtcgcgggggtaccccccggcctgtgaggggtgatggggttatgtagtagagtaggcggggcgagaccgtggttcgagtccggtgagtaattgtgaattagcgccagctgtgcgcacaccggcctcgaatcacgtaggagatgggagcatataaaaggaacgaggaagagagaggaacgggcccgaacttatgtcatgtttgtatttctatttctatttatgttcatgttatgttcgccggcagtcgtccgtgaggggccgccggctgttatattaatttattaaatgtttagaatgtcttccggttcccgactccttccttccttttaatgaagtttgttacactaacattaacaaacaatgAATGATCAATACATTTGCTCAAGTATTTATTAATCTCCTTTAAATCTTAGTTAAaagattcatgacagaattttcatttttgggtgaactattcctttaagtcaCTGAATACTTTTTTTGAAGTAATTAGTAACTGTAACGGAATACGTTTTAAAAGTAACCCCTACACAGGGCTGTACATACACTAGTGCTACAGAGGTTTTGTagtaaagttttgtagcacagggcaaacagttgtagcacaagtGTAAAACGTCTGGTATATTAGAaacaaatatacacatacaaatatatattcacACAAACAAGGGGCTCTGTCTAAAACACGTGCAAAACTGTATCACATCGGTGCTACACTGgcaaattttgatttttatataCAGCTATGTCACACTGTACGGCCTTGCCCTTACAGTACCATAATTCATGTTAAGAAGGTCGTCTCCTCAGATCATCATTTAGCCAGCATGCATCGGCTGGAAATAAAAAAGCGTATGAGCTGTGCTTCTCATCAAGTTCTTTTGAAGAAATGGAAATGTTAATAagttaaaacaaacaagatgaAGAATCTATAGTTCATTAggattaaaatgtctttaaaaatggaGATGTATCGTACTTATGAGcagatgagattttttttatattattattattatcagctTGGGTTAATTGTTTATGTATAATAATAGAATTGTCTCAAGTGACACACTTtgacttgtgtgtttgtgctatgTTATGTGCCCAGGTGAAAGTAATGAGATGTTTGGATCATCCTAATGTCCTGAAGTTCATCGGTGTCCTCTACAAAGACAAACGGCTCAATTTCATTGCCGAATACATCAAAGGAGGGACACTGAGAGAAATAATCAAGAaaatggtgtgtgtttgtgtagtgaacatgacaaatgtttcatttaatgcATTCCTGTTAATATATGCTGTTCTGTGATTGAACAGGATAGCAGTTATCCGTGGAAACAGAGAGTCAGTTTTGCAAAGGACATCGCCTCTGGCATGGTGAGTGAACTCTATAACCAGGGTGCAATTTTCCGGGGGATGGGGGGATTTACCCCCTCTGGTCACGTCTGTGTACGTGTGAGATTGTGCGGACTCATTGAAGCGCCCACACATTGCAATTTTAAGCTGGTTGCTGACAAGCACATCCATTCAGGCAGGAGAAGCGATAGAAGAAATGTTATATCTGCATCATAAAAACGGGTGGGGCCTAAATCAAATAAGTCTCTCTTTCAAGACTGAAGGTTTAGAATCAGTGCATTTTCTGTCTCCCTTTTGATTATTTCAGAGTACGCATGAAAGGAGTTCCTTAGAAATAA
Protein-coding regions in this window:
- the limk1a gene encoding LIM domain kinase 1a isoform X5; the protein is MVGDLVYWSFCCLRLSKREKVAGEQKYHPECFTCLNCQAFIGDGDTYALVERSKLYCGHCYYQTIVTPVTLPESPCSRIPHTVTLLSIPPSTDGKRGFSVSIDQGPSPNRYCSDHTVRVTKVDSECVSPDVKNSIHVGDRILEINGTPIQNVPLDEIDLLIQETSRLLQLTIEHDPHDLGQPMDQTDGPTPLSEGSSPVTPITRPPSQELNNLRSRMITRSYSIDKSPSSSNTPSPMSLRKDIGRSESLRVMSNHMHRIFRASDLIHGEVLGKGCFGQAIKVTHRETGEVMVMKELIRFDEETQRTFLKEVKVMRCLDHPNVLKFIGVLYKDKRLNFIAEYIKGGTLREIIKKMDSSYPWKQRVSFAKDIASGMAYLHSMNIIHRDLNSHNCLVGENNSVVVADFGLARLMVEEKTQDKLTSGQVPTVKKADRRKRYTVVGNPYWMAPEMIHGKRYDEKVDIFSFGIILCEIIGRVKADPDYLPRAMDFGLNVKGFLDEFCPAECPTSFFPLAVLCCDLDAEKRPAFTKLEAWLENLNMHLEMGLHLVSELKHIHSDFWQKQLPSKHELHTHLEQPE